Part of the Chanos chanos chromosome 5, fChaCha1.1, whole genome shotgun sequence genome, CTCCATTCGTTTCCAGACGGGAATGTATTTTCGGCGTTTGAATTAGTTAGTCCTACCCCAATAACTCTTCGGTGCTACTTTTCCTTGTGGCCCTGCTACAAGACGTCCAGCCATTTAGTGAATTGAAATCTGAATAGCTCAGTTTAAGACAGAATTTTCATATCTGTAACCTGAATTGTGGGCGTAATCCAAAGTGACTACTGATGAGACAGAGCAGCTAgacaagagaaaagacagtgtCTATTTCAAGCGCTGAGTGAAGTCAGCAGGGATATTGAACCTATATAAGGCATGCCACAAAACATGAGACTTTCAGGCGACTGAGCCAAGCAAGGAAACAAAACGAAAGAACAAACGATTTCTTAAAAGCCACAGAATGATGGAGTCAAAGATAAGAAAAGTCAGTTATTACTCACGGCTCACGTCTGACAGCATTAAAGTCCTGTTTGTCATTTGGTATTCGCTTAATGCTTATTTCACTGTTAATAAAATATAGCACCACTattcataaaaagaacaaaggaaaaagtgatgagtgaaaatgaaaacgtgTGCTGCAATGTTCCCCCTTAGTGTTACAGCTGCATTATTTAAGAAGTGCAGTTTTTTAATAACCACAAGGTGGCAGAGTATAACCTAATTCAAATTTTGCTCTTTCTTCTTGCTTAAGACTGCAATATGAGGGAcctgtcattttaaattcattttattttagtggTTAGATCATTTTtgttggtaatttttttttttttttgacctttgAAACTGTATTACTAATTTATGAGTTATTactgagaaaagaaatcaaatttaaatgttttgactAAAACAGACACATGATACTCAATTATGTTCGTATTAATTTGTCTTTTGATAAAAACTACGTTTGTTAAAAATATATTGGTGGATTTATGTTCACACAACTGGCCTAAAACAATAAGATGTTCAATGCTGATTTAAGATAGGACTTTGTATTTGGGTGTGGTTAGCCTGCAGCTTGAAGTCTGGAGACATTACAGATGCACCCTATGCTGATTTCTGCCATCTTCCTGTGATTACACACTCATATGCAGAAATGCGAAATTTCAgaatgtcaaaataaataatcatgGCGAAGGAAAATGGTGAACTTTGATCATCTGTAGTATTCCAGTGTATGAACTCAGTCACAGTCTGCTATACATGTCTTACTTAGTGTGTCATTTTGTGCTATCACAGCTGTTTGTGAAGTTTTCAGTAGTCGCACATACACTTATGACCGCCAGTGAAGTGGTAAAAGGTCTTTACAGGTAATAGATCATTTAAGAACTTCAGCCTCAGTATTTTTTGTGGCCATGAGTTTTGTCTCACTGATACAGACAAGGTGTCCTCTAACTAACCCAGAAGTAGAGACTGAATACATAGAAATTCATTACAGATAGGAATGAAATTGGAGCATTGGGGCGAGGCTTTGCAGGTTAAATGTGATGATTTACTTACACATTCCACTAGGGGGCGATGAGAGCCCGCCACTAAAGtcgcttctgtttgttttgagtgcAGTCCCTCGAGTGGCTCTAAATTCTCCACCCTGACCTTAATTTTATGTgaaactcaaaaacacacaagagagGGGATGATACTGCTCTTATACAGGTCATGGTAGTCACAGTATTGTACTGTGGTACTGTCATTTTCAATAAGTGTACTTTATGAAGTGAGATAGATGagtatcacattttttttttttagtgttatgACGACACCGTCATAACACTATTAATTGGGGAGAGGTCACAACAGTGTCAACAGTATCAACAGTGAGACAGATTGTTGGTGTGCTCAGCTATAGATGTTCAATCTGAAATTAGGGCTTGTCACTAACACCTTAGATTTGTGCCTCTGAGGGCACTCTGtggcagaagtgtgtgtgtgtgtgtgtgtgtgtgtgagtgatgctcCTCTTGTAGCTGGAGGGAGTGGCGGGCAGTGAATTTGTGCCCTAGTACTGTTTGTCCATGATCCCTTTGGGTGAAGCGGTTGTGATGTTCAGGTTCATCTGAAGTTCAGATACGCTTCCAGCACAGGTTAGTCTGGGGAGATGGGTCTCCATGGTGGAGTCTGTCGCAGGGAGTGTATCTAAGCTACAGTAATTACActgaagcaaaagaaaaagaggggggaaaattTAAACTAAAAGATGTTGTGAGACGGACACAGACATATCACAGTCTTTGAACATTCACTCTCTGCTCAGATCTCTGTGGAGTATGGGATGACAGTGTATATATTATCACGTTCTTGATGCGCGAACTCTGTCATGATTAAAGTATGCTGTAACTGGGCTCGGAATGTTTGCCAcgtgtctggtttttttttttttttttttgaagttatcCGTTTCCTCAAAGTAATATTGAGTGAAAAGACAAACTGCTCTGACTCATCTTTAATCTGGACGTCCTCTGGGACGGGGACAGGACTGTGGATGGAAATAGAGGGATGTGTCATGTTTTCTGGTACGGAAGGAACTGCGGTGACTCATCACCGATGCTGGAGGGATTTGGTCATATCGCAGTCGGGCTGCCCTGCATTCCTGTGCCCTGGCGTGGTGACCTCCGGACGGggttcctgtgtttttttgctcaCTGTGAGAGATAAGGCGCAGGTTttggggtgggtgtgtgtagtgaaagagtagaAACTCCTAAGGGCACAAATACTGGGACACATCGGCTCCTGTGTCTTGTTGGAGGACCCTAGTGTCACATCTGGACTGTAGCAACAGCCTGACTTCTCTGTCACGGCAGGGGAGGAGTGATGGACGTGGCCCTGGGGGGCACTGATCATTTTCTGTCGTCTGCACGATAGTCAGTTACTTATCCGCTACACATGCAAACTCACAGTATAAGTCATGTAAATTGATAAGGATTGTGTAATACGCATATCAACAGCAAATCATATTGACCAATTTGAAATCTACTAAGTACCTCGATGTGTTAAAATGTCTAACTTTAAACATATTATCTatgaatatttgtattttataactaggacacacagctctgcaaatgtgtgggggtgtgtgtgtgtgtgcgtgcgtgcgtgtatgtgtgtcgtTATGCCAGCAGGGGGGTATTGGTGCCAGTCTTGCTTTCCGCCCTGTTTGCCTAGGGCACCCTGCAGCATTCTCAGTCTATCCTCAGCTCACAGGGGAGGTTAACGCTATAACGCTAACACAGCGTGGCATGGCACCGGGAGAATCTGGGTCAAGTGGAGTACTGCTGCTTTTCCCTGCACTGCGGAGCCTTGCCTGTGCCCACGTGAcgaacccccgcccccccccaaccccccaccctgctgaactgtgtgtgagtgtttgcagaagggagggggggggggtgggagagagaaaaagggcgGGGTCGATGTCTCCCACTGGCTGAGcaggagtagtagtagtagtagggtGGGCACGTGGACACACACGCTCCGTGGCTGCTGAGACATGCTGTCGGTGCTGCAGTGGTGAGACTGCACTGCATCCACACCCTGTAACCAGTACTCTCCACTCTCATTGCCATAACTGTGCTGGATTTATTGATCAAACCACAAAACAGAGCGATAGAAGCTTGAATGTGAGTCACTTAGGCACATCAGAGATGTCTCAGGCCTGTATTTATGAATTTCCATAATTGTGGTTTAAGGTTGATTcagttttttaattttgttttgttttgttttgttttgatttttttttatcatcaagATCAAAGCATACATCTGTAAAATGGTGTTGTGCGTAGACAGGATAATTTATATTCAAAGTATTTATCTGATTTAAAACCCAAACATTACGGGTTAacatctgacagtgtgtttttctttaatggcCTGTTTTTATTACAAACAGTTGATCAACagatgtagtgatggagttgctataaaaagatcaaaaaaaaaaaaaaaagaaaaaagaaaaaaaaaaagactcctaATGTGTTTCAGCATTCATGTGTCTCGTTCTGTTCCCTCAAACGCTATTCTGCCACACAAGAAGCCACTcactctttcttgttttttgaaaCCTGAACCTCTTTCAAGTGTAGCACTCATTATTCAATTATTCAAGTCTTTGGGATATCATGTACCCTACTCTACTCCTGCCTCACTACTCTGCTCTTATTGGTTGCTGGGTTGTTTTTAGTTGAGAGAGCTTTTTTGGGCTCCATGGAAACAGCAGAATGTTCAGTTCCCTGTCTTAGCCAATGAGAATGTAAGGGTGGGGAGGCAGCAGTCAAATAAGCAGCCTTCATCCTATTGTACCCTCCCCCCACCTGGGGCAGGCAAAGCTGACAGGGGAGCTTTTGGGGTTCAAGGCAGATACAGTAGTAAGTAGTACTCACCATCCTCTGTGGCGTAGACTGAATGTGTGAAagcatcactcacacactcctcacacagacacacacacacacacacacacacagatgctcagaggcacaaatgcacagacgcatacacactcacattctcacacacacacacgcacgcgcgcgcacacacacacatgtacagccATCCTGAGCTGTGGGTCATTAAGGCATTGCGCCATACTGTTTGATCTAGATTTCATTACCTTTTGACAGCATTGAATAATCTGGAGGGTTAGAGGGTTAATGCAATGGATCAGCCCACATCTTACCATGATACTTTAACACTTTTCTTTTAATGTATCTAATGTATCTATGAAATGCTAATTTGAGTGCTTATTAGAAGTACGGATTCTTAGAAGCTCTTGAAATGGGTTGGCATGTTGCTTTTAATCTAAATTAAATCTTGGCAGAAGAGGCACCCTGATTTAGGCGAATGTGATTTCAGCTTCTAAGTGCTTTTGGGAAAATGACTCCCTTACATGGTCATGTAATGACTGCTGTCTCCTGCATGATGATAGTATACAGTCACTGAGGAGAGAGCTGATTCAGgttaaaataattcattttttataGGACAACTTTCCTTTACTGTGTGTAAGCACGGCAGTAGTGAAGTGGGTGGGTCACGTTTCACCCTTAACCATGCTTCACACTACAGCAGGTCACTGCAGGGACAGCTAGTCTGCCAGGGGGCAGTACAGCATTAGAGCAGGGTGAGCTTGCTACCTAGCATGTATGTAATAAATTCAACTTCTTCTTGTGTTTGAGAGACCCAATGTAGCATTGTTTTGGGATGCACTCTCTTTCCCTGGAGTACCCTTAGCAGATGTTCcttgtcacattcacacatgtggCCAGATGTTGCCATGTTAGGACAGGTGGCAGGTCAGTTTGTCTCCAGGAGACAAGGgatgcagacagaaagagacaaacatatgaatattacagtgtgtctgctctccctctctctgacacttacacgcaagcacgcacgcacacacacacacacacacagacccaagcATGCATATACAGTTTAACACAACGAACCCTACGTGAAAGTTTGGGATGATGTTGAATAAAgagtttctttcttctctcttatgTCATAATGTCTTTaggtttctgattggtcagcatGGGGAATCTGATCAAAGTTCTGACAAGGGACTTAGACAATAACGCTGGGAACTTCTTCCTGGACTTTGAAAGTAAGTTCAAGTGCTTATTTTATACTATTCTAATGCAACTGTGTCGTTCTCTTTTGACACGGTCTACTACGACAGCACAcactaaaaaaaccccaaaacaaaacaactctcTGTTGCTAAGGTCAAGCACAAATCAGGAGAGCCATTACAGAACCATCACATTTTTCACCTGAATCTTTCAAGTCATGCTAATTGAGCTGACCCCTGCTGTCCTGATCCCCTGGCTGTCTCTCATCTTTAGATGCACAGCCCACAGAGACGGAGAGGAAGGTGTGGGATGAAGTAAACAAAGTGTTGACGGAGGCAGAGGCAATTCTTAATGACCTGCAGTCTTATAGCGGAGCAGGGGAAGCCATCCGACAGGTAACACAGGCAGCGCCTACAACAGCTTTATTGAAATAAGTCCCCAAAACGAAAAGCGAAACggaaactgtttaaaatgatgaatgatgttcctttttatgtttttttatcaCAGAAACACATCTGTTCTCCAGTTCAGAAATGCGCAGTGATTGTGATTGTCTAGTATTTGACtgaatgtggggtttttttctgcttgtttgtttgtttgtttgttcaggcTATACAGCAGCCAAATGATGACAGTGTGCAGGAAAAGGCCTGGGCCACTGTGGTCCCACTAGTGGGAAAACTGAAGAAGTTTTACCTGTTTTCTATGAAACTGGGTAAGCGCTTCCACGAGCtaaactcaaaaacacacacgggAACGGCTGTATTGTCTCGGCTGGTTATCAGAAAGCTCCTTCCACAAGTTCACATCACAAAGTATCTGCATTTTCATATGGcagaaaatatgtaaatatgctCATGAAATTTGATTGTACTCATTTCCCCACGTTAATATGTTAAGATGTGGCGCTGTATGAATGATTTCTCGAAGGGATATGTGTTCTACTAACCCACTTTGCATTTTTATTGGCTAATACAGAGAATGTGACCGGCTCGGCTTTCAGATTGTACACATTGTGGTTTGTAGCGTCGCGCTTGAACTGAGAGGCTATGACGTAAATCCTGATCTTGTTTGTTAAATGAATCATCCTCATCTGATTAAACTGCGTTAATACACGTGTCAACTCTGAGCCGTAGTAAGTTACATAACCTTGACTACCCATGCGCTGCAGCGTGTCTCGCCATCATactctttccatctgtctctttccctctcttccagACCCTTATGATAAGTTGGAGAATCTTCCTTCAAACTCACATACCATGTTATGATTGTCATTTTTGTTAAGTTTTGAGGGCTTTTGAATGTTGCAATACATGGATATGTGCGGTGCGACGATTATTGTAACTCGTCATAATATTTAATGCGCCGTTTTGTATGTTTAGGTATGGAGGGGTAGGTATTGGTATTGTCTCTCTGAGGCTCATGCCATTATGATGTGCATGTTAATATTTTGCTCTTTTTATTATGCGGTGCATGCTAGCGGCTCATGCTCATGTAGAACTAGCCCTAAAGCAAAGCATCAGTGCGTCTTAATTGGATTAGCGCGTTCCTCAGGCGAGACGAATCACTGTTACCTCATCTACCACAACAAGACACTGTTCTCATGATCTGAGTCTGCTTCGAcgtgattgtttttttcccatacTCGGGCTCTCATGCTAgttgaatccttttttttttttttttttaattaaaatgtgtatttatttaagaTAAGTCTTTGGgggttttatgtatttgttgaCCGCCGAGTGACGCTAGTGCTAGTTGTTCATCTGTCAGTATTGTGGGAAGTTGGGTCATGAGGAAAGTCCCGTTGTGCTGTGTGCCTCTTTCCAGAacgatttttaaaaaaaaaaaacaaaacgtgaaTGGGTCAATATTACTAAACActcaaactatttttttctAACTGCTTTGATACATTCTACTTTCATCTGCACACCTGATGTACTAAGTAAATGGTGATTCAGGTGAAATTCCTGAATAGAGTtaaaagtgtgcgtgtgtgtgtgtgtgtgtgtgtgtgtgtgtgtgggcagaccAAAGGTACCACTACACCTCTGTTATTTTAGGCCCGTTGGGTGCTGCCCTGTGATTCACTTGGTCGGAATGAGGCCTCCATATGAAGAATTAGGTCATGACCTAATTAACCATGACATATCCTCTAATCACACATAGAGAACAACTAAAGGCAGCTAACTCTACAGGGGAGGCAGCACTGAGCCATCAAAGCACTAGGCTAAACTCCACATCTCCCTGTTGGGCTCAGAGATTTGTAGTGGTCTGCCAGGAACCTGACTGCATCGTGAAAAATGCATGTGGatgtgattttgaaatgttaagTGTCTCTCTGGTTTCCTTCTGCACCGCTACAATTTTGAATTGCGATTTTGTTTACCCTGCTATGGTCATTTACACTTCTAAATGATGTCACCACATCTAAGTTCAATTTTATAGTCTTGTTTCAGAGAAATGGGGAAAAATaggggaaaacattttttttttttttttgaactcgTACCATTCTGTGACTATATTTCAATCGCTCTTTCTCCATACAACTATCGCCATCTGTTTAATTTCACTCCTCATTTACAGTATCATTGCCTCACTTTCCCTTGTCCACATTCCCATGTTCATTCATCATTTCCTTCATTATAGCATCACTGTCCTGTACTCTGTCATTAAagttatccatccatccacccatccatccctccatccacccatccatccatccatccatctctaaCAACAATCTATTttccacccctccaccccatcccccctgtctttttttgtctcatgCAGAGCAAGCATTGCATGACTTGCTGAGATTCCTGACGAGCACGCACTGCAGTCCCACGCAGCACCTGGAGCAGGAGCAGGCTTTGGCTCGCCAGTTTGCAGAGATCCTCCACTTCACGCTGCGCTTCGACGAGCTCAAGGTAACCAGTATGCCCGAGGTCACGCCGCTCCCTTCACGCTGTGCTGAGAGTTACGGGGGAGCGCTCGGCCTCTGATGGCACACTAAAGAATCCTCAGCGTCACGCTCCCCCATATTCCTACTCtatcctctccctttctctcctcctggaGCAGCTCAATCAGAAAAGAActgaagagtgagtgaaaaggaattggggtgggggtgaggggtggtGTTAAGAGGCAAAGGTGAGTTATAGAAcagcagaaggaaaaaaaagactggcaTGAAAAGGATAAAGACGACAAGAAAAGCCAGTATTGCTGAACAGGAGAAACAGTaatgagcaggagagagagagagagagagagagagagcgggagagaaagagaaagaatgaaagttAAAAAGAGAATCTGCGAGTGACAATCCTCAAGTGCACAAAGCAGAGGGAGAACTTAGAGCAGTAGAGAGAATTGTTAGAAATCCACATAGCAGAAGTTGGTGGAGTTTGAATCTGTTTTCTAGTTGTGAAGGCGCTTCTCTCATTAGTAAACCCAGTAAAACGTAGAAGCTCTGGAGAATTTGTTCAATTTTTGGAGCCCCCTAAAACTGAGTCTTCATGATCTGACTCCACAGCTGTTCTACAACAGCTATTTTACCACTGTCTGTATTTATATGCATTATGTTCTCAATGAGAAAACAAGGCACCTCATTTGAAGTCAGTGACGTTTGACGTTACATGATGTTGCTCTGATTAAGGAATCACTAATTCACAATGATATTCATAATGTCATAATTAAagaacaacaacgacaaaaaaaatcaatccggCCGCATCGTTTTCATCCCAGCACAAACCTTATGAAGAAACATAAGCCTGTTTGCCAGTGTGAGCGGAGCAGCAGGAAAAAATTCACCCACCATCTTTGCTAATTGTGCTTTCAGATGACCAACCCTGCCATTCAGAATGACTTCAGCTACTACAGGAGGACCCTGAGCCGCATGCGAATCAACAATGTTGCAGTAAgttcagctttctctctctctctctctctctctctccgtctagCTCTCATATGAAAATGAGTCTTATTCCAGAGGGGCTTTTGTTTTAGTTATGTCCCATTTTGCAGGGTCAGGGGTTAATGAAGGCTATTCCGTTCTGTCATGCTCTGGATCATTATGTATCAGAGAGCACTACAAGGTCCTGACTCAGGAAAATACGgaattttctctccctcatttgcTTAGATTTtcacctcattttcatttttctgctctctcgctttttctcttttcctctttgcctCGAACCAGCTTATTTCAACTGACTTCACAGAAAAAGGAGTAACAAGCGGGTTCAGCAGATGTAAGAGAGAGATCGCGTGCAAACGATTTCAACCTCATCATTAGATGCTCTCTCATGTACCTGATGTATTGTCATGGGACATCCCAGCAGGAGACCAGACAGGGGCTTGTTGACCTTGCCTGCCCAATTAAACATTTCCACGGCTCAGTGTAATTAGGAGAGGGCCGATTTAATGAAACATGGATGATGGCGTTGTAAAACACGTTTTTGCGCGTAGACATCTGCTTGCATATTCGGTGTGGGATAACAGCggatttgatttttaaatgcgTCCGTAAATGGAAAAATACCTCATTTGCATAAACGAAGAAACCGTATCCCACTGAATTCCATTCAGCTCTCATGACCAACGGCTAtaacaagaagaaagaaaaaagagaagtagATGAACCCACTCAAAAAGCATCTGTTGCACTACTCTTAAAAGtgcattttcatttctaaaTCAGCAGCTCGTCCCTTTCACCGTTTCATGTTTACGTATTGAAATAACTTCTCTTACAGGTAGAGGGACAAAACGAGGTGGACAACGAGATGGCCAATCGGATGTCTCTCTTTTATGCCGACGCCACGCCCATGCTGAAAACATTAAGCGCGGCCACCACAAAGTTTGTCTCAGATAACCACGATTTACCCATAGAGAACACAACAGACTGTCTCAGTACGATGGCAAGCGTATGTAAAGTCATGCTGGAAACGCCGTAAGTTCAGTCTATTGACTgcatattcatattttatacCGCACATCAGTTTATGGCTGTAAGCAAGAATGAGGCGTTTTATCTTGAGCCACGATAAATTATTACCgttttataattatttaattacGTTATATGTGTGCACTTCACGCTGTATGTGTGTCAAGTTGAGGTCCAGTTTgaattttggtttttgtttttttttttttgtttgttttttctctgttgctaTGTGACCAGGGAGTACCGCACTCGGTTCACCAATGAGGACACGGTGCTGTTCTGTTTACGTGTGATGGTGGGCGTGATTATTCTGTATGATTATGTTCACCCTGCGGGAGCCTTCGTCAAATCCTCCAAAATTGACGTAGGTTCTGTTTTCGTGGCGTGACCCTTATCACCATGTTGTAAATGAATTAGACGGTAATACCAGGACATGATCCTgaatgtgtctctttctctctctctttttttgtttgtttggttttttttttttgaaccagaTGAAAGGATGCATCAAAGTCCTGCGGGATCAGCCACCCAACAGTGTGGAGGGTCTTCTTAACGCTCTCAGGTCTGTATGCTCCCATGCTGTGACAGTGATGAAGTGCAGGGaagttttctgttctgtattaTTACAAGGTTTTTCTACACCGCTATAGATGTATAGATGGTACATGGTACAAAATAACAATTCAAGTAAGTCCGTAAGTAAGTGTATAAGTGTTATTAAGGATTCAGTTATAAGAGGATGAATAAACTGCTAGATACATTTCCCATTACTGAgctgtttttcttatttgtttcaCGCGCAGGTATACAACAAAGCATTTGAACGATATAACTACCTCcaagcaaataaaaaatatgttgCAAGTTTGACTGTGTTCGAGGCACCATATCGGAACATTTCAGTGGTGGAGCGTGGTCCCCGACAAGCAGTCAACAGAGAGCTATTGCAAAGTAGTACaaccaaatgtgttttttttttttttaatgctgttagAAAGGCCATTTATCGAGTGGCAGCTATTAGTGAACACTGCTGTATTATTTGGAGTTTTGACTTGTGTaattgttgttgtgtgtgtgagtgttttttttgtttttttttaatttttaaatttttaattttggtttgcgtgtgtgttttttttttgtttcgtttttttttttaaattctgtcagATTCAAACAAATGTGACTGGAAGAGAGTACAGCCTCTCGTCTTGTGTCTTAACGCTTCGTAAGAATAGTGAACGTAGTTTTTATGAttgactgaatatttgaataactgttttgatctgtctgttttcaaTGCATTGTATGTTGCATAACTATCTACTTTTCTAATTACATTTTTGTGCTCTAACTTCAGATGTgagatctgttttattttttactctCGATCCATTTGTCCTTTCAAACTCAGACTTTCCAAATGTTCAAGTTTTCTTTGTTGGTTTTACTTCCCACAGACATTCTGAATAACGCACTGCTTCACTCTCACCATGTTGCAGTGCTTTATCATTTGCCAAAATTGTACATTCTAAACCCACATCCTTTTTACTAACGCAGTCATTCAGTTACTCATAGGAGTTCCTCATTCATGTCTGGTTATAACTACCAAACCCCTGAGTCCTTGGTCTTTCTGCTTTTCCCATCATCCAAGGCTCCCATTGGACAGTGAGCAACAGCTGTATTGAAGTTgaggaaatgtttttcttcacacacacacacacacacatacacacatacacatacacacgtacatgcatgcacacacactcaaacacatttaCTTTGTAACAATACCAGCTGTCTGTTCCAGCCCACAATTCcaacttttatccaaagcagaTGGAATGTTGAGAGTATTCTGTCTGCCAATTGGCCATTTAAGGTCAGCTGACTGCTCTTTGGATTAGTCcccacagaggaggagaatgggGCTCTAGTCCCACATTATCCTGAGCAGGAAGTAGGGGCTTACTATAGCAGTGTGAGTAATGCATTCCATGCTCCGGCAATCCCATTCCGTGTTTGATTCAAGACACTGTGGAAACTCTATCCAAACCGCCTTGGAGTGAGAAAGCACTACTTAACACTAGTACCGTCATCCAGTGTGCGTTGTGTCTATGACCTCTGTTTATAGTCATACTGGATGCATCAGAAACTTGGACTGGGACGCACACTCCATTTTCACTGCTCATCAGGTTtcgctctgtttgtgtgtgtgtgtgtgtgtgtcagtgccgCATACATTTTTTCCTCCCGTAGTGGATGTGatctttgtcctctctgtcccctctctggcTCGGAAGTGCgctgtttttttaatggctttCCTGGTGGACACAGTCACTTTTCCCAGGAGGCTGGTAGAGAGCCAAATCCCTGCTTATgtactcttcctctctgtctgctcaaaCAATGACAGAAACCAACAATGACTTCCTGTCAATAACGCTATGTATGTGAGCCATGATTCCAGTGCGCTATCTCCCAGTAAGGCCACATTAACAGAGACCAGACACCATATGCTCATCTGATTACCCACTGAGGTCCCATGCATGCTGTTGTcagcacaaacaaataagcaaagtCACAGAGGACGCAGGGCACGATGTTCCTCTCCGTCAACAAACATGTATCTCATCCCTAAACCAATCAGTTAATTATCTCTATTATAATTTTAGCATTGTCTCTGAATTATGTTTTCGGCGGGAGTGAAAT contains:
- the fam49ba gene encoding protein FAM49B; amino-acid sequence: MGNLIKVLTRDLDNNAGNFFLDFENAQPTETERKVWDEVNKVLTEAEAILNDLQSYSGAGEAIRQAIQQPNDDSVQEKAWATVVPLVGKLKKFYLFSMKLEQALHDLLRFLTSTHCSPTQHLEQEQALARQFAEILHFTLRFDELKMTNPAIQNDFSYYRRTLSRMRINNVAVEGQNEVDNEMANRMSLFYADATPMLKTLSAATTKFVSDNHDLPIENTTDCLSTMASVCKVMLETPEYRTRFTNEDTVLFCLRVMVGVIILYDYVHPAGAFVKSSKIDMKGCIKVLRDQPPNSVEGLLNALRYTTKHLNDITTSKQIKNMLQV